A window of the Enterobacteriaceae bacterium 4M9 genome harbors these coding sequences:
- a CDS encoding AraC family transcriptional regulator, giving the protein MFPFSVTQRTAANHSAPAARCGYELIAFDAEKLNVFAAQVRYCEPHWHAAPELITVLAGRFAIAVGNQLWQLEAGDMLYINAEAVHSLSAELPDSELITVQFSPSLFDALHPAPRLAFCTRQREVSAADAQVLCGLVQLIMQLVEHDAPFLRIAAIYTLLDALVEAGIDDAPQERSLREEAMIKKGLDYINQHYDRPLSLSDVASHAGMSYSWFSRLFKKVSRHNFKEYLTLVRLNKAKNLLCDTRTPITEISHCCGFQEHKSLIAAFKKYCGLTPTEYRKRYFSPQNPLDSRLTLAEDCVCLPLNAALLARVRMLVESRCCTNTRAGCTDVNKASRE; this is encoded by the coding sequence GTGTTTCCCTTTTCAGTGACGCAGCGAACGGCTGCCAACCACAGTGCGCCAGCGGCGCGCTGTGGTTATGAACTGATAGCCTTTGATGCGGAAAAGCTCAACGTGTTTGCCGCTCAGGTGCGCTACTGCGAGCCGCACTGGCATGCGGCACCTGAGTTGATTACCGTGCTGGCCGGGCGTTTTGCGATTGCTGTTGGCAACCAGCTCTGGCAGCTTGAGGCGGGGGACATGCTGTATATCAACGCTGAGGCGGTGCATTCGCTTAGCGCAGAGTTACCAGACAGCGAGTTGATTACCGTTCAGTTCTCGCCCTCATTATTTGACGCACTGCATCCGGCTCCGCGGCTGGCGTTTTGTACCCGGCAGCGTGAGGTCAGTGCGGCTGATGCCCAGGTGTTGTGCGGATTAGTGCAGTTGATTATGCAACTGGTGGAGCATGATGCACCGTTTTTACGAATTGCTGCCATCTATACGCTGCTCGATGCGCTGGTAGAGGCGGGGATTGACGACGCACCACAGGAACGTTCACTGCGTGAAGAGGCCATGATTAAAAAGGGGCTGGATTACATTAACCAGCATTACGACAGGCCGCTATCGCTCAGCGATGTTGCCAGCCATGCTGGCATGAGCTATTCGTGGTTTTCGCGGCTGTTTAAGAAGGTCAGCCGCCACAATTTCAAAGAATACCTGACGCTGGTGCGGCTTAATAAGGCCAAAAACCTGTTGTGCGACACCCGCACGCCGATTACGGAAATCAGCCACTGCTGCGGGTTTCAGGAGCACAAATCCCTGATTGCTGCGTTTAAAAAATACTGCGGGCTGACGCCAACCGAGTACCGTAAGCGCTATTTTTCACCACAAAACCCACTCGACAGCCGTTTGACGCTCGCTGAAGACTGCGTGTGTTTGCCACTCAATGCCGCGCTGCTTGCGCGAGTGCGGATGCTGGTTGAATCACGTTGTTGCACAAACACCCGAGCAGGCTGCACTGATGTTAATAAAGCCAGCAGAGAATAA